The following coding sequences are from one Brooklawnia cerclae window:
- a CDS encoding histidine phosphatase family protein → MDNRFQGQANIPLNDVGRAQARAAADALVALRPDAIVSSPLDRARVTAQALADRTGLGVETDDRLKEIDVGSWEGLLIADVTANDPEFARALASGRDWRRSPTGETSIETGARVAGALRELANDFAGRTLVVASHGLAIRMGTAHVLGWDFRTSLALGPMFNCGWTVLSHANGKWALVTWNQSVLPKVG, encoded by the coding sequence GTGGACAACCGTTTCCAGGGACAGGCGAACATCCCTCTGAACGATGTGGGACGCGCGCAGGCCAGGGCGGCAGCGGACGCCCTCGTGGCGTTGCGTCCGGACGCGATCGTCTCGTCGCCGTTGGACCGCGCGCGGGTGACCGCACAGGCTCTTGCCGACCGTACCGGGCTCGGGGTCGAGACCGACGACCGGCTGAAGGAGATCGACGTCGGTTCGTGGGAGGGCCTGCTGATCGCCGACGTCACCGCGAACGACCCCGAGTTCGCACGGGCCCTGGCGTCCGGACGTGATTGGCGCCGTTCTCCGACGGGGGAGACCAGCATCGAGACGGGGGCGAGGGTAGCGGGCGCCCTGCGGGAACTGGCGAACGACTTCGCGGGCCGGACCCTCGTGGTGGCCTCGCACGGGCTTGCGATCAGGATGGGGACCGCGCACGTGCTCGGGTGGGACTTCCGCACGAGTCTCGCGCTCGGTCCGATGTTCAATTGCGGGTGGACCGTTCTTTCGCACGCGAACGGGAAATGGGCCCTGGTCACCTGGAACCAGTCGGTGCTTCCGAAGGTGGGATGA
- the rsfS gene encoding ribosome silencing factor yields the protein MSATESALSITRLAAQAASDKKGLDIVAFDVSEALAITDVFLIVSASNERQVGAIVDAVEERLIQQANLRPTRREGDRENRWVLLDYVDVVVHVQHSEERTLYSLERLWKDCPRIPLDLDEASAAEGEDEE from the coding sequence GTGAGCGCAACCGAGAGTGCCCTTTCCATCACCAGGCTGGCCGCACAGGCCGCCAGCGACAAGAAGGGGCTGGACATCGTTGCGTTCGACGTGTCGGAGGCTCTCGCCATCACCGATGTGTTCCTCATCGTCAGCGCTTCCAACGAGCGTCAGGTCGGAGCCATCGTGGATGCGGTGGAGGAACGACTGATCCAGCAGGCGAACCTGCGGCCCACCCGGCGGGAGGGCGATCGCGAGAACCGTTGGGTGTTGCTCGACTACGTCGATGTGGTCGTCCATGTGCAGCACTCCGAGGAGCGGACGCTGTACTCGCTCGAACGGCTGTGGAAGGACTGCCCGCGCATACCGCTCGATCTTGACGAGGCCTCGGCTGCCGAGGGCGAGGACGAGGAGTGA
- the nadD gene encoding nicotinate-nucleotide adenylyltransferase, producing MNSGDPHHNLGLARVVNHKGRYRLGVMGGTFDPIHHGHLVAASEVAARFSLDEVVFVPTGIPWQKAGRRVSSREDRYLMTVIATASNPRFTVSRVDIDRHGNTYTVDTLKDIKAERGPDVDLYFITGADALASILTWRGAGELFDLAWFVGVSRPGVDLSARDLSHLPPDKVTRLEVPALAISSTECRKRVGEGLPLWYLVPDGVVQYVAKRGLYTPANDGAVLHADPVE from the coding sequence CTGAACTCCGGCGATCCCCATCACAACCTGGGACTCGCACGTGTCGTCAATCACAAGGGGCGATATCGGCTCGGTGTGATGGGCGGCACCTTCGACCCCATCCATCACGGTCACCTGGTCGCGGCGAGCGAGGTCGCAGCGCGGTTCTCGCTGGACGAGGTGGTGTTCGTCCCCACCGGTATTCCGTGGCAGAAGGCCGGACGCCGGGTCAGTTCGCGCGAGGACCGCTATCTCATGACGGTCATCGCCACGGCATCGAACCCCCGGTTCACCGTCTCGCGGGTCGACATCGACCGGCACGGCAACACGTACACCGTCGACACGCTCAAGGACATCAAGGCCGAACGCGGCCCGGATGTCGATCTCTACTTCATCACCGGCGCGGATGCCTTGGCCTCGATCCTCACCTGGCGTGGTGCCGGTGAGCTGTTCGATCTCGCATGGTTCGTCGGCGTGTCGCGTCCGGGGGTCGACCTCAGCGCTCGCGATCTCAGCCACCTGCCGCCCGACAAGGTGACACGTCTGGAGGTGCCGGCGCTGGCGATCAGCTCCACCGAATGCCGCAAACGAGTGGGCGAGGGCTTGCCGTTGTGGTATCTCGTTCCGGACGGGGTCGTGCAGTATGTTGCCAAGCGGGGTCTGTACACCCCGGCCAACGACGGGGCGGTGCTGCACGCCGACCCGGTCGAGTGA